The DNA window GGCGCCGCGCGCCAGGGCTGGCTTAATCACCGTTTCCACCAGTTGCACGCGCGCGGCATACAGCATCAGCACTTCGGCTTTGATCGTAGGCAGTTCACCTTCATAGCCGCGCTTGAACAGATCGCGCAGCTTCTCTGCCAGCGGCGTGCCGCCCGGCTCGCGGGTAAACACGATGTCATGGATACCCTGTTCATTCAGCGCCTGCACGACGGTATCGCGCGCAGTCGTTTTGCCGGCGCCTTCCAGCCCCTCAATGACGATGAATTTACTTTTCATTCTTTTCCTTTAACGCCTGGCGATAGGCCCGCACGGCCAGATTATGGCTGGCCAGGTTAGTGGTAAACGTGTGCCCGCCCTTGCCGTCTGCAACAAAATACAGGTAGGACGTTTTTGCCGGATGAGCCGCGGCTTCCAGCGAAGCCTGGCTCGGCATCGCGATTGGCGTCGGCGGCAAGCCGCTAATCACATAGGTGTTATAGGGCGTTGCCGTTTCCAAATCTTTACGGCTGATAGTGCCATTGTACCCTTCGCCCATGCCATAAATCACCGTGGGGTCAGTCTGCAGCCGCATGCCCACACGCAGGCGATTAACAAAAACCGAAGCCACTTTGGTACGTTCAGCCGGGATCGCCGTTTCTTTTTCGACAATCGACGCCATAACCAGCAGTTCCTGCGGCGTTTTGTACGGCAGCGAAGCATCCCGGCCCTGCCAGACTTCCTGCAACACTTTGCTCATGTGCGCGTGGGCGCGCTTGAGCAGCGCTACATCGCTCATTCCTGCGGTATAAAGATAAGTATCCGGATACAGGTGCCCTTCCAGCACGGCGTCTTTCGGCAGCCCCAGCGCCTGCGCAATCTCCTGCTCGTTTTTCCCCGCCAGCGTATGGTTGAGGTATTTGGCCTGCCGCAGTATCTGCAGCCAGTCGCGCAAGCGCGAACCCTCAATGAAACGCGCGCTGAACTGCGCTTCTTTACCGCTGGCCAGCAGTTGCAGCATCTGGCGCACCGTCATGCCGGGCGTAAAGCGGTAAGTGCCGGCCTTGAACTCCGCCAGCTTCGGCTCCAGCCGCAGCAGCCACGGGAACCATTTGCCACTGTGGATTAACCTGTCACGCACCAGTAAACCTTCCAACCCGACACGCCCCGTGCCGGCCGGCAATTTAAAGATCGTTTCCTGCTGGATCGCCAGCGGCGTATCAGCAAAACGTTCCACCTTCTGGTAACCCCAAAACAACAGCGCTATCACTACCACCAGCAACAGCAACAGCAAAATACGCTTCAACTTGCTTTTCTTCATCAATCAGCCATCTTCAACACTGCGAACACAAAAAATCGTATAATTGGCGCGAATGATAACGCCATGAATGCGCGCTATTCACCGGCAGCAACGGCATTAGCGCATTGCTGACCATCACTTCGTCGGCGCTGGCCAGGGTTTCCAGCGGCTCGGCAACCTGATGCAACTGGTACCCGCTGCCTGCTAGCACAGCCATCACGCGGCGGCGCATTAGCCCCGCCACTCCCGCCTGGCTCAAATCCGGCGTAAATACGTTTTTTCCCTTACGCCAGAATAAATTAGCCGCACAGCATTCCACCAGCCGGCCGGCGGTGTCAAGCACCAGCGCTTCATCGGCATCAGTCTGGTCAAGATGCGTGCGGATTAACACCTGTTCCAACCGGTTAAGATGCTTTAGCCCTGCCAGCATTGGGTTACACGCCAGGGCCACCGGACTCAACGCCAGGTGAATGCCGCGCTCACGCCACTGGAGGTAATGCTGTGGGTAGGTGCTGCGGGAAACAATACGGGTCGGATGGCTGCAACCGTGCGGGCTATAGCCGCGCCCACCGCTGCCGCGCGTCAATATTGCCTTAATAACGCCAAGCGGAACCGCCTGCGCCGCATGCGCCATTTCGGCTTCCAATGCCGCCCAGTCGATGGCAGGCAGCATCAAGCGCTCAGCGGCCTGCTGCAGGCGCTCAATATGCCACCCGAGCAGTTCAACCTGGCCGTTAATGGCTCGGGCAGTGGTAAAACAGCCGTCGCCAAACTGTAAACCACGATCGCTCGGCGCCAGCGCATCGTGCTGCTGTCCATTAATCCAATACATGGCCTTCTCCGCATGATAGAGACTTCTCACAGCATAACAGGCGTTGCCGGCAATCGCAGCATTGCAGCCCACGTAGCCGGATTACCAGAGCTTTCTGAACCCCGTTGCAATACAGGTAAAAAAAAGCCCGGTAAAATACCGGGCTCGAGCAATAAGTGGGGATCGGCAATTACACGCGGCGGAAAATCAGAGAGCCGTTGGTGCCGCCGAAACCAAAGGAGTTACACAGCGTATACTCCAAATCCTTCACCTGACGCGCTTCATGCGGCACAAAGTCGAGATCGCAACCTTCATCCGGATTATCCAGGTTGATGGTTGGCGGCACAATCTGATCGCGCAGCGCCAAAACGGTGAAGATCGACTCAACCGCGCCCGCCGCACCCAACAGGTGCCCGGTCATCGATTTGGTCGAACTGACCAGCACGCGCTTGGCATCGCTGCCAAACACGGTTTTCACCGCGTGGGTTTCAGCTTTATCGCCAGCCGGCGTTGAGGTGCCGTGGGCATTGATATAGCCGATTTGTGACGCCGTCACACCTGCATCTGCAAGCGCGTTTTCCATCGCCAACGCGGCGCCGGCACCGTTTTCCGGTGGCGACGTCATGTGGTAGGCATCGCTGCTCATACCGAAACCGACGACTTCTGCGTAAATTTTCGCACCACGCTTTTTGGCATGCTCGTACTCTTCGAGCACCATCATGCCTGCGCCATCACCCAGCACGAAGCCGTCACGATCTTTATCCCACGGCCGGCTTGCCGCCTGCGGGTTATCGTTGCGGGTAGACAGTGCGCGCGCGGCGCCGAAACCACCTACGCCCAACGGCGTACTGGCTTTCTCTGCCCCACCCGCCAGCATAACGTCAGCATCATTGTAGGCAATGATACGCGCAGCATGGCCGATATTGTGCACGCCTGAGGTACAGGCGGTGGCGATAGAAATGCTTGGGCCACGCAGCCCGTACATGATGGTCAGGTGGCCTGCAATCATGTTGACAATAGTGGACGGCACGAAGAACGGGCTAATTTTGCGTGGGCCACCGTGGAGCAGTGAGCTGTGGTTATCTTCAATCAACCCCAAGCCACCAATACCGGAACCAATCGCAGCGCCCATGCGGGCAGCGTTAGCCTCGTTGATATCCAAGCCGGCATCTTGCATAGCCTGAATGCCAGCGACGATACCGTATTGAATGAAGGCATCCATCTTGCGCGCATCTTTGCGTGAGATGAAATCTTCAGAATTAAAATTCTTTACCAAGCCGGCAAAACGCGTTGCATAGGCTGTAGTATCGAAATGGTCGATCAGGCTGATGCCACTCTGACCGGCAAGAAGAGCTTTCCACGTGGACTCTACCGTGTTGCCGACAGGAGACAACATGCCCAGTCCGGTCACAACTACTCGACGCTTAGACACGTGTGTCCTCCAAGGAGGGAAAAAATAACACCAAGAATAGAAAAAACTTAGGCGGTCGAGTGACCGCCTAGATATGTTCGCTTACTGCTGGTTAGCGTTGATGAAATCAATAGCTGCCTGAACAGTAGTGATCTTCTCAGCTTCTTCGTCTGGAATCTCGGTGTCGAATTCTTCTTCCAGTGCCATTACCAGCTCAACGGTGTCAAGAGAATCAGCGCCCAAGTCTTCAACAAAAGAAGCGTTATTCAAAACTTCTTCCTGTTTAACACCCAGTTGCTCAACGATGATTTTCTTAACGCGTTCTTCGATAGTGCTCATACTCTTAAATTTCCTATCAAAACTCGCTTTCGCGATGGTTTTCGTAGTGTATAAAATGTTGAAAAAGATGCAACTAAATCCCGGCTGGTCAAACCACGATTTTACGCTATTTTGCGGGTTTTGCCCCAAATAACGCAAATAGTTTTCGCATTTTTTAAATCATGTACATGCCGCCATTGACATGTAATGTTTCACCGGTGATATAGCCAGCCTCATCAGAGGCTAAAAATGCAACAGCATTGGCGATTTCTTTAGCATCGCCGAGCCGGTTGGCCGGAACCTGTGTCAAAATGCCTGCACGCTGCTCTTCTGTCAACGCCCGAGTCATGTCTGTTTCAATAAAACCAGGCGCAACGACGTTAACCGTTATGCCACGAGAAGCCACTTCACGCGCCAGCGATTTGCTAAAGCCAATCAGGCCCGCCTTCGCTGCAGCGTAGTTAGCTTGCCCGGCGTTCCCCATAGTTCCGACAACCGAACCGATGGTAACAATGCGGCCAAAACGCTTTTTCATCATCGC is part of the Gibbsiella quercinecans genome and encodes:
- the acpP gene encoding acyl carrier protein → MSTIEERVKKIIVEQLGVKQEEVLNNASFVEDLGADSLDTVELVMALEEEFDTEIPDEEAEKITTVQAAIDFINANQQ
- the fabG gene encoding 3-oxoacyl-ACP reductase FabG; this translates as MSFEGKIVLVTGASRGIGRAIAESFVARGATVIGTATSDSGADAISAYLGTHGKGFKLDVVDAQSIDSVLGAIREQFGEIDILVNNAGITRDNLLMRMKDDEWQDILDTNLTSVFRLSKAVMRAMMKKRFGRIVTIGSVVGTMGNAGQANYAAAKAGLIGFSKSLAREVASRGITVNVVAPGFIETDMTRALTEEQRAGILTQVPANRLGDAKEIANAVAFLASDEAGYITGETLHVNGGMYMI
- the mltG gene encoding endolytic transglycosylase MltG, translated to MKKSKLKRILLLLLLVVVIALLFWGYQKVERFADTPLAIQQETIFKLPAGTGRVGLEGLLVRDRLIHSGKWFPWLLRLEPKLAEFKAGTYRFTPGMTVRQMLQLLASGKEAQFSARFIEGSRLRDWLQILRQAKYLNHTLAGKNEQEIAQALGLPKDAVLEGHLYPDTYLYTAGMSDVALLKRAHAHMSKVLQEVWQGRDASLPYKTPQELLVMASIVEKETAIPAERTKVASVFVNRLRVGMRLQTDPTVIYGMGEGYNGTISRKDLETATPYNTYVISGLPPTPIAMPSQASLEAAAHPAKTSYLYFVADGKGGHTFTTNLASHNLAVRAYRQALKEKNEK
- the fabF gene encoding beta-ketoacyl-ACP synthase II encodes the protein MSKRRVVVTGLGMLSPVGNTVESTWKALLAGQSGISLIDHFDTTAYATRFAGLVKNFNSEDFISRKDARKMDAFIQYGIVAGIQAMQDAGLDINEANAARMGAAIGSGIGGLGLIEDNHSSLLHGGPRKISPFFVPSTIVNMIAGHLTIMYGLRGPSISIATACTSGVHNIGHAARIIAYNDADVMLAGGAEKASTPLGVGGFGAARALSTRNDNPQAASRPWDKDRDGFVLGDGAGMMVLEEYEHAKKRGAKIYAEVVGFGMSSDAYHMTSPPENGAGAALAMENALADAGVTASQIGYINAHGTSTPAGDKAETHAVKTVFGSDAKRVLVSSTKSMTGHLLGAAGAVESIFTVLALRDQIVPPTINLDNPDEGCDLDFVPHEARQVKDLEYTLCNSFGFGGTNGSLIFRRV
- the pabC gene encoding aminodeoxychorismate lyase, which encodes MYWINGQQHDALAPSDRGLQFGDGCFTTARAINGQVELLGWHIERLQQAAERLMLPAIDWAALEAEMAHAAQAVPLGVIKAILTRGSGGRGYSPHGCSHPTRIVSRSTYPQHYLQWRERGIHLALSPVALACNPMLAGLKHLNRLEQVLIRTHLDQTDADEALVLDTAGRLVECCAANLFWRKGKNVFTPDLSQAGVAGLMRRRVMAVLAGSGYQLHQVAEPLETLASADEVMVSNALMPLLPVNSAHSWRYHSRQLYDFLCSQC